A region of the Channa argus isolate prfri chromosome 14, Channa argus male v1.0, whole genome shotgun sequence genome:
TGCCACACATTACAAACCACGTGTGTACACCATCTTCATTTAGTAAAGAAGCCTTTTTTAATCATTGCTGTGTCttacttttttcattctttgaGGCACTAAATGAATTCCCAGGTTTTCTTAACTTGTGGATCACGTTGCCGTGACAACCGAGATGAGCCGAATGTTCTGGCAGGCATCACCTTCACTGTCACACCTCTGGATGGCTGGCGCTCCTGTGTCACCAGTCCAGAGCTGCTGATGGAGACTCAGTCGATGGCCTAGGAAGGTGGAGACGGGGAGAAAGTGAGGGTGACACAACAGGAAGGTGGCCAGAGTGAGGGAGGAAATAAGGATGGAAAGGTAGCTCACTGGCCCTGTGGGCCCCCCTGCGCTGTCTTAATGAGGTATGCCAGCGCTGCACTCAGGTGAAACTGATGTGGGTGCAGTGTGATGGGGAAGAGTCGTCCCAGGGGAGGAGAGGAATACACAATGCAGGACAGACATTAGCAGGCCTCACAGGTCTGGTTCAGAACACTCATTGTCCCTGTACTGTAGCTATCTGGGACAACAGTTGGTTAGCAATTGCTGAACgctaaataaaaattaaaacatgttattattCATAAAACAGTTGACTATTCACTAAGTCCCACCTCTAAAAGTGTCCACCTGTTGGAGGAGATGTGCATGGatgcaaataaatgtgataCAGCATATAGAGTTTTCAGGCCAGCGTCGAGCTTTGGTTAGCCTTTgccaaacaaagcaaacagcttATCAGGTCTGGACCTCGAACCCAAGACACTTACTATCGGAGGTGAGTAACAGTAGCAGTTGTGTAGTCtgctttatttgctttgtgttagTGTGCTGTACactccagcccccctgcaaTATGTCAAACTCAGTGACCCACCCTTAAATATCCTAATCTAGTTTGACACAAAATTTGACTCAACTGTACATTTAGCAAAATTGTTTGAGAAGTAAATGATTGTACTGGTGTTTAAACGTTTGACAAATTTTTTGACAATACTCACTTTTGAACAGATGATAGTCAAACAGAATCATCCGTTCTTTATGCTGGCTCTGACCAGATTTTACAAACACGTGGCGAGATTTATGTCACTTTGGATGTGAAGCAGGACCTTCATAGATAACAGTTGCCATGAATTAGatttgatttattgtatttCCACCTCAGGAAGATGTGTTTGGTGATCTTTACAGTAATTGGACACACATTTAGTAGAAAAGAAAACTTCTTATCACCTAGAGTTTTTTTTCACCCACGATACGTGAAGTCATTTCAAAGAGTAACttcaaagaaaatttaaatatttgaaatccATTGCTTTAAGTTCACTAATCGTGcaaaaatgaaatttatttaaaatcttgtaggatgtgtttacagtttgGACTCAGCATGAATAGCAACAAAAGGGTCTTCATCTGTGTTGCTGATCCTGAAGTGGGCTCGGCCATCACTGCCAACACTGATCTGCTTCCCAGTGCACCTGTTTCCTTCCTTCTGGCCAGAAATGACGTCACAGTAGGTGCCACCGGGCATGCCAGTGTACAGGGTGACATCCAGGGCCCTGAAGGTGAGAACAAAGTACACATTGTTACAAAATAACACCATAATATCACagtaaaactgcattttacaGCAGAACACTCCTTACCAGTCATCATTGTTAAAGACGATGAAACCACGGTTACCACGTCCAAAGGCAACCTGGTTGTGTTGGTTATCCCACCAGTTGGAGTGAGGCTGTCCATTGACCACGTTACGGAAAATGACCATATTCCTACATAGGAGAAGAAACAATATCTCATTAATGAAACTACATTTAAGAAAAGGTAGGACTAAAGAGTAGTAAAAGATCGGAACTATtccagaaaaaaagacatgttagATCGAGCTGAAGTGAGCAAAGTGTTGCTTTCTGATGTCTCACTTGATCTGACGCCATCTGTGCTCACACACCCATCCATCACCACAAGTCTGGTCAGGGTTGATGGGAACAGGCTTGGTGGATCCATTAGCATGGCTGGGAGGGCCTATCCAGTCATTCTGATCCTACAGGATGATGGTCAAcaattcatataaaaaaaaagtcaaaaataataTACATTGTTATTCCTGTTTAGAAGAGAACATACTTTTCCATCCACAAAGTGTCGGTCCCAGCGGAAGCTAGACATCACCCTGGCTACACCGTAAGGGTGGGCAAGCATGTAGCCGACAGCCATCTTGTAGAGCCTGGAGTCCCAGAATGTAATAATGGAGGCGCCACCAGCACCATGGCCTCTTTGGTTATCGTGGTTGTCAATGAAGACGAGCGCTTTGTCGTTTGGCATGAAACCCCATCCCTCTCCCCAGTTCCTGGACGCAATCGTacaaaatgcagtattttatccttaaaatctaaaattaacAAGTTCTAAAAGGATTCTAATGAGAATGTATGAATAATTTTCCCACTCAGTAGAAACATTACCACGTATGATCTTTTGGGGTTATATTCAtgtcacagtaaaaataatacaacaatCAGATGTAGGATTTTGGCCCACCAGCAGAGACGCACAAACCTGGTATAACACAGCTTTTCCCCGCTCCATTTTCTGAAAACAGTTCCCAGTTTGCCCCCGTACTTGAACTCAGTGACCCTTCCCAGATGGAAGTACTCTCTTGACGTGATGGGCTCACCTCCCAGATCAATAACCTAAAGGGAAAACATCACATAATGCCCGTCATTCATGCTTTGGTTTGGGTTAACAAAACCAAATAAGTGATTTGTTAACTGACATATGCtacactaaatattttaaaataatattttaaatatttcttgtttCCATAGTAACTATAgccatttttatgttgttatgaACTCTTTTTAATGAAGACAGAGAGAACTATTAATCTTAAAACCTTCAACACACCATAAGTGGTCCCCTCCAAAACAAGCTCTAGATAATTCATTTGTTTTCGTTGTACACTTAGGTTTGAGGTCAAAAGATGGATACTGTGTGATAtaaaagttcagaatttcagctCAAAGTAAATGAAACTTGACATTTTGGTTTAATATCACTTATTGCAATAACCGCAACAAGCCTGTGACCATaaattgttgtttcttttcatgctcttttagtttttttctgcatgttcCACTGGGTTCAGGTCAGGTGACTGACTTGGGCAGTCTAAAACCTTTCTCTTTGTCCCTCTGGTGAAGTCATTTATTGAGTTGGAAGCgtgttttcattaatttcttTCTGCATAATGAAGCTCCTCCCATTTTGATACATTGTCTTTAAATCTGTGAACAAAATGTTGTTGTGGATCTCCTTGTTAATTCTGCTGCTATATCATAATCATAAAGAGATCTGGGAGTGGTTGCAGAATCAGCCATGTAAGCCCAAGCCCTGACATTATGTCCACGTTCTTCGCCGATTAGCTTGATGATGGGCAGATCAGTTGTTCCTCCAAACTCTGGCCATGTCATTACTTTGGAGGAGGTTATTCTTGGTCGCAGCAGACCATAAAGCTTTTTTCCATGCTCATctctatactttttttttataaattccaAACTGGATTCTTACTGCTAATGAAGGGGTTGCATCTTGTGGTATGGCCTCTGTATGTCTGCTCATGAAGTCTTTTGCAAATGATGGATTGGGATCTGACCTGTTCTATGTATGTTGCTTAAAACACCAGTGGTTCCTTCTTTTTCTAAGACATTTTCTCTATACCCACAGGACACTGCTGGGTAACAAGAAACACCTGTCAATCACatgttcaaattatttttgcttactttcagtaaataaaagcagaaatccTTAACTTTCATCTCATATCCATCTTTTGATCTATCATccaaatgtctttagtttacagtcaaaacaaatgaattagcaTTGTCATTCCAATATTTTTGGAGGGGACTGTAACATCTGCTCCCAGGGTGCTTGTGTGTGTCATGTTGATTTCTGTGCTTAGTTTCCCACGGCTTCTGCCTACTGCTGTTTTGTGTTATCAGTTATACATATTTGGCATGTGGGTGGTAAGCAGTCATCCAATCACATGTTTGCATGCAGATTGCAGATGAAGTCTGGCCAATCATGCAGttgaatgcaaacatttgtctCTGTCAGCAGTTTTTGTTCAAGGGCTTCTTCTGCACAGGTTCAGATTAGTTTATCCAGTTTTTAGTTCAatagatacagtatatacacaacACCCAAATACAGTGTTGAGTTAAGGGCactaatgtattttttgtatttgataCTGTAGTTATCTCTTAATAAACACACCTAGAACTAAACCTAGACAAAACAGCAAACCTGATGGTGGCCTACAGTAAGGTATCTTGGAAACTACTTATTAATATTTGCTATTCATGTGTACAAATAGTGGCAGTGGTTGACCACAaactgcagggtcagtggtttgactcccctGTCCTCGTGGTcagaagtgtccttggacaagacactggaCCTCAAGTTGCCCTTGATGTGTTCTCCcaaagttgctttggataaaagcactcgccaaatgactaaaaatgtaaaaacgaataataataaagtaaagctTTTACTACCTCCTGGTAGATGAAGGGTCTGGAGTCCCTGGGGAACCACTTGGTGTTAAGGTTGTGCAGACGACCATAGACAGCAGCCAGATCTCCAGGCCACATGTGCTTGCAGGCATCCACTCTGAATCCAGCCACACCCATGTCAATCAGCTTGTTCATGTAGTCGGCCACCTTGCCCCTGACATATTCTTTCTCCAGCGCGAGATCCAACAGACTGCTCAGACGACAATCGCGTACCTGCAGCGAATAATTCTGGCTAAACACATTGCCAATCGGAGCGAAAAAGTACATTATAAAATGCTAAATTGGGGAAACGGCCTCCGTGTGCCAGTATTTCTGAGTGACATTCGCTACCTGACTGGCATCACCGTAGTTCTCAATTTCACCGCTGCCAGTGTTGCATTTTTGGTCGTTGAAGTCCAAACTGGAATAGGGGACACTGGGAAAGTTCCTTTTGCCAGCGTCGAACCAGCTTCCACACGAAGAATGAGTTCCCTTTCCACCGCCAGATCCACACATGTGGTTGATGACAGCATCCACATAGATGTTGACCTGTGGGTGTATGCAGGAATGAATGCACGATTGTACTGTAGGTGTTGCACCTGTCTTCCAtctctcttcattttcactCCTTTTCATTGCACTTGTTTCATTCTCAGGTTACTGAAATATGTCAGAGCTGCACTGTTCTCCGCTGGTTTGCTCTAATGTTGGTGGTCCCCTACATATTACCCTACCCAGAGAATCCATCAAATGCCTTAAATTAACATGAGAGTTTCTAGAGACAGAtgcattaatttatttacatattactcctttttttttaaattacttttgtttttaaatgcctgTAATAAAACAGTTCAATGATGATGTAATTTAGGCAAAAAGCATCCAGTGTTCTTTATCTGGTATGAATTTGTTGTGTTGTACAAGGCTGCAGATTTACGAGGCATTGTCAAACCCAGAAGAACAATGGTCATAACGCCTTTCACTAAATCACTGTCATGGTGTAGTTTACCCCAACATTGTTGCATCTGGTGATCATGTCTTTCAGCTCTTCCTCACTGCCTGATCTGGAGCACAGGTTGTAGCTGATTGGCTGGTATCGCTGCCACCAGGGCCTCCAGGGCTGGTCCAGCACAATGTGCTCATTTGGAGGGGAGATCTGCGCAACACGTAGGGAGaatattactgtaaaaataaagtctTAACACAAGAATTGTCTGCGGACGGGGAGTCATCGTTAGACACCCCAAGCCATTTACACATGAAGTCCATCCCAGTGTATGTTACTCATCCTGTGAAAACAGAgtattaaacaagaaaaaatgtctttaaaaggcCATAAACTGTGGGTGTACAAAAGATGTGGGCATTTAGGAAGCAAAAGTGCTAAAAAGCTAAATCGCAGACGATGTATGATCCAGTTTTTCTGGAGATGGCTCTATCCAAAAACGAGCAACTCTTTTCTCTAATATTCTCTTTGAAACCCTTCAcctctttacatttaaatagaacGGGGAAGAGGCAGAGGATTGATGAACCTATGAAAACCATCTGAAAGGCTTTTCTATAGGCCTGAGCAGCCAAGCATCACATACtacatgttccttttttttttcctctgtaacaGTTTCAAagtcacaaaacaaaatttaaactttaagCAAGAAAATAACTTTTCCATGTAAAATAAATCTACACAGTTATACCACTTtacagtgatgtgtgtgtgatcatgCTTTGCTATTTATTATAAAGTagaaaaattacacacacacacattcatccaTGCATACCTGAACTCCCCCAAAGCCATTGGGAGCTAAGAAGCGCTCACACTCTGCAGCGATGTCAGCCCAGCGCCACTCGAACAGGTGGACAATGGCCGTCCTGCCCTTCTTGGTGTGGGGGTCGTGCTGCGCTAGGCCGACCCCAAACAGAGCCACCAGAATGAACACCTGCATGCTTTCCCTGGCTGTTCAGAGAGAATCACACTCACCTCATGCTCGCCCTTTGTATTTATACttgctttcttttcctccccTGCACCAATGAGCAAGGGGTGAGTGCAATATCAGCATGGGCCCTAAACAGGTGCTTCTTTATCAATGCTCCTGACCTTCtgtcaaaacaaacagagaaaaaaaaaaattctgcaatGTGTAAACTTGATGTTGAGGCATTATATGAGCATAATGTGTTAagccaaacacaaaaatgtttactttgaaaaatgttaGTTACACAACTTTTGCACAGAATTTCTTCATTTATCCgctgaaaaagtaaaacagaggtCAAGAAAAAACTCACCCTGTTGTCATGTGAGCTTTACAGTAAGTATGCTCAGCAGCAACAGTAAAAATCAACTATGTAACCTTTAAACATTCTTACAATTTCATCttacgttgttttttttttttcattgaataCACGAAAGCGTAAAACAGTTGTATTTTAAACTCTTACCACGGTGAATGCAGTAGAAAGCAGGAGCTTCGATTGAGCCAGCTTTGCTATTTGTTCACTAAGTTCAATAACTGGGTTAGGTTTCAACAGGCAGCTTAAACTTTGGTTTGGAACAATAACTTCTTTTAAGCATAGCAAAtaataacaaatcaaaaatacaatgtttatCTGTTGTGGGCTTTAGCCAAAATGTTTGGTatgtggaataaaaaaaacacaccatgaCCAACATTTACTTTTCCACCTGTTATATATTCATACCTAATCAAACATGTTTACGTAATGGTGTGACTGTCCTTGACTTGAATTTGACAATTACCTCTAAGTTGAAGAGCACAGGTGTGAGTGAGATTATGTAACTATTTCCAGTCAGATGATGGTTGATTGTGCTTATCTCAGGATGATTTTTGGATTCAAGtttataagtaaaaaaaatacaagttcaTGAAATATATGGTAATGCTTCTCATTAGTATCGGACATGACATGGTTAGTTATTATTAGTTaagtttaatttgtttagtttaattaGCTGTCGCAGCAACAGGCAGCTTTATATTAGTATTGTGGTATTTTTATATGCTTTGCATTTCTAGTTCATTAGGGTTATTAGGTGATTAGGTGATATTAGGTGGTTTATTaggtgtgtttagtcaatcaAA
Encoded here:
- the amy2a gene encoding pancreatic alpha-amylase; the encoded protein is MQVFILVALFGVGLAQHDPHTKKGRTAIVHLFEWRWADIAAECERFLAPNGFGGVQISPPNEHIVLDQPWRPWWQRYQPISYNLCSRSGSEEELKDMITRCNNVGVNIYVDAVINHMCGSGGGKGTHSSCGSWFDAGKRNFPSVPYSSLDFNDQKCNTGSGEIENYGDASQVRDCRLSSLLDLALEKEYVRGKVADYMNKLIDMGVAGFRVDACKHMWPGDLAAVYGRLHNLNTKWFPRDSRPFIYQEVIDLGGEPITSREYFHLGRVTEFKYGGKLGTVFRKWSGEKLCYTRNWGEGWGFMPNDKALVFIDNHDNQRGHGAGGASIITFWDSRLYKMAVGYMLAHPYGVARVMSSFRWDRHFVDGKDQNDWIGPPSHANGSTKPVPINPDQTCGDGWVCEHRWRQIKNMVIFRNVVNGQPHSNWWDNQHNQVAFGRGNRGFIVFNNDDWALDVTLYTGMPGGTYCDVISGQKEGNRCTGKQISVGSDGRAHFRISNTDEDPFVAIHAESKL